The Anaerolineales bacterium genome has a segment encoding these proteins:
- a CDS encoding extracellular solute-binding protein, whose product MRRFFSILVMLTAGSALASCSTPTATPAGATATKPQTAESVDIRWFVGLGLEAGPEQRAALQSAADEFNRTVGQEKNIRLLLEVVYQGLAQDTLAARIDTGDGPDIVGPSGLAAAGAFHDQWLNLNPIIMTTGFDTSVFTRAMLEYYTSDDALTALPFAVNPSVVFYNVSLFNRSGYSYPPDSYHKAYFMPDGTETAWTWDTLAALARLMTVDGSGRNTADPDFSPKDIRQYGFTWEESNHPNYWGSYWSGGTMWDQDSKTAMTPEAWADAWQWTYDAIWSDPPFLAESSVENSPAFGSGKPFSAGKAAMTVQPFNRVPEPAGSWGWDIGVLPSYKDGISGRVEESAFRILKSSPHPQEAFTVLQYLTTTAVASLLVGDKESPAAFSAVPALISAQEDWKAAREAVMPWVYNLDAVLEGINYPDTPSVEGYAPNYREAWLRGAEFAQRLRTAPGLDLAIEIKAYEDALTAIFTKPDNS is encoded by the coding sequence GCCGCAGACGGCCGAAAGCGTGGACATCCGCTGGTTTGTCGGCCTGGGGCTGGAGGCCGGTCCGGAACAGCGCGCAGCCCTGCAATCGGCGGCGGACGAGTTCAACCGGACCGTCGGTCAAGAGAAAAACATCCGGCTCTTGCTGGAGGTGGTGTACCAGGGATTAGCCCAAGACACCCTTGCCGCGCGGATCGACACCGGCGACGGGCCGGATATCGTCGGCCCTTCCGGCTTGGCGGCGGCCGGAGCGTTCCATGATCAATGGCTGAACCTTAATCCGATCATCATGACAACCGGGTTCGACACTTCGGTGTTTACCCGCGCCATGCTGGAATATTACACAAGCGACGACGCCTTGACGGCCCTGCCCTTCGCCGTCAATCCCTCTGTGGTTTTCTACAACGTCTCGCTGTTCAACCGGAGCGGTTACTCGTACCCGCCCGACAGCTACCACAAAGCCTACTTCATGCCGGACGGGACCGAAACGGCGTGGACCTGGGACACGCTGGCGGCCTTGGCGCGGTTGATGACGGTCGACGGCTCCGGGCGCAACACGGCCGACCCCGACTTTAGCCCGAAGGACATCCGCCAATACGGCTTTACCTGGGAAGAATCCAACCATCCGAATTACTGGGGTTCCTACTGGTCGGGCGGAACGATGTGGGATCAGGACAGCAAAACGGCCATGACCCCGGAAGCCTGGGCCGACGCCTGGCAATGGACCTACGACGCGATCTGGAGCGATCCGCCCTTCCTGGCGGAGTCTTCGGTGGAGAACAGCCCGGCCTTCGGAAGCGGCAAGCCCTTTTCCGCCGGCAAAGCCGCCATGACCGTCCAGCCGTTCAACCGGGTTCCCGAGCCGGCCGGATCCTGGGGTTGGGACATCGGCGTGCTCCCCTCCTACAAGGATGGAATCAGCGGCCGGGTCGAAGAATCCGCATTCCGGATTTTAAAGAGCAGTCCCCATCCGCAGGAGGCTTTTACGGTCCTGCAATACTTGACCACCACCGCCGTGGCCAGCCTGCTTGTCGGCGACAAAGAATCGCCCGCGGCTTTTTCTGCGGTGCCTGCGTTGATTTCCGCCCAGGAGGATTGGAAAGCCGCCCGCGAGGCCGTGATGCCGTGGGTATACAACCTGGACGCCGTCCTGGAAGGAATCAATTATCCGGATACGCCTTCCGTCGAAGGGTATGCGCCGAACTACCGCGAAGCCTGGCTGCGGGGAGCGGAATTCGCCCAGCGGCTGCGCACCGCTCCCGGCTTGGATCTGGCGATCGAAATCAAAGCGTATGAGGACGCCCTGACGGCGATATTCACCAAACCGGACAACTCCTAG